Proteins found in one Gordonia sp. PDNC005 genomic segment:
- a CDS encoding RNA degradosome polyphosphate kinase, producing the protein MLHNEPVSPADDIDEKSLADDLPAALPAETVIPDLDADLPENRYLNRELSWLDFNSRVLALAEDVSMPLLERAKFLAIFASNLDEFFMVRVAGLKRRDETGLSVRSADGRSPREQLQMIAARAQKIAARHAGVFLNSVIPALTAENIRIVEWADLSEAQHKRLHEHFHNELFPVLTPLAVDPAHPFPYISGLSLNLAVSVREGSEGSEHFARVKVPDNVSRFIRVDPLTSATDETAPAPALFLPLEKLISANLSELFPGMQIVDHHVFRVTRNADFEVDEDRDEDLLQALERELARRRFGSPVRLEVGEDMSEHMLEMLLRELDVDPADVMTLPGLLDLTCLWQIYGIDRPNLKERPFVPKTHPAFGERETPKSIFSTLRDGDVLVHHPYDSFSTSVQRFIEQAAADPQVLAIKQTLYRTSGDSPIVNALIDAAAAGKQVVALVELKARFDEQANIKWARKLEQAGVHVVYGLVGLKTHCKTCLVVRREGSTLRRYCHIGTGNYNPKTARLYEDVGLFTAAPEVGADLTDLFNTLTGYSRKQDYRNLLVAPAGIRKGIVERIHGEIAALQAGDTRARVQLKANALVDEKVIDALYRASQAGVPVDVMVRGICALKPGVPGISDNIVVRSVLGQFLEHSRILHFGAQDEYWIGSADMMHRNLDRRVEVMVQVRDQRLVADLQDIFDSAMDPRTRCWELRAEGAWEALPAAGEEVRDHQRRMAQRTRHHMEQNSAG; encoded by the coding sequence ATGCTGCACAATGAACCGGTGAGCCCTGCCGACGACATCGACGAGAAGTCACTCGCCGACGACCTTCCTGCCGCCCTTCCCGCCGAAACGGTGATCCCCGACCTGGACGCGGATCTACCGGAGAACCGCTACCTGAACCGGGAACTCAGCTGGCTCGACTTCAATTCGCGTGTCCTGGCGCTGGCCGAGGACGTGTCGATGCCGCTTCTGGAGCGGGCCAAGTTCCTCGCGATCTTCGCGTCGAACCTCGACGAGTTCTTCATGGTGCGTGTCGCGGGACTCAAGCGTCGCGACGAGACCGGTCTCTCGGTCCGCTCCGCGGACGGCCGTTCGCCGCGCGAGCAGCTGCAGATGATCGCTGCGCGCGCACAGAAGATCGCCGCTCGGCACGCGGGTGTGTTCTTGAACTCGGTGATCCCCGCCCTGACCGCGGAGAACATCCGCATCGTCGAGTGGGCCGATCTCAGCGAAGCGCAGCACAAGCGACTCCACGAACACTTCCACAACGAACTGTTCCCCGTCCTGACGCCTCTCGCCGTCGACCCCGCGCACCCGTTCCCGTACATCTCGGGCCTGAGCCTCAACCTGGCAGTCAGCGTCCGGGAGGGTTCCGAGGGGAGCGAGCATTTCGCTCGTGTCAAGGTCCCCGACAATGTGAGCCGCTTCATCCGGGTCGATCCGCTGACCAGCGCCACCGACGAGACCGCACCGGCGCCCGCGCTGTTCCTCCCCCTCGAGAAGCTGATCTCGGCGAACCTCTCCGAGCTGTTCCCCGGTATGCAGATCGTCGACCATCACGTCTTCCGCGTCACCCGCAACGCCGACTTCGAGGTCGACGAAGACCGTGACGAGGACCTGTTGCAGGCACTCGAACGAGAGCTCGCACGCCGACGGTTCGGGTCGCCCGTCCGCCTCGAGGTGGGCGAGGACATGAGCGAGCACATGCTCGAGATGCTCTTGCGCGAACTCGATGTGGACCCGGCCGACGTCATGACGCTGCCCGGCCTGCTCGACCTGACGTGTCTCTGGCAGATCTACGGCATCGACCGCCCGAACCTGAAGGAGCGTCCGTTCGTCCCGAAGACGCATCCGGCGTTCGGTGAGCGGGAGACGCCGAAGAGCATCTTCTCCACGCTGCGTGACGGCGACGTCCTGGTGCACCACCCGTACGACTCGTTCTCGACGAGCGTTCAGCGCTTCATCGAGCAGGCCGCCGCCGACCCGCAGGTACTGGCCATCAAGCAGACTCTGTACCGCACGTCGGGCGACTCCCCGATCGTGAACGCCTTGATCGACGCCGCCGCCGCAGGCAAGCAGGTTGTTGCGCTCGTCGAGCTCAAGGCGCGCTTCGACGAGCAGGCCAACATCAAGTGGGCCCGCAAACTTGAGCAGGCGGGTGTCCACGTGGTCTACGGTCTCGTCGGATTGAAGACGCACTGCAAGACCTGCCTCGTCGTACGCCGTGAGGGCTCGACTCTGCGTCGCTACTGCCACATCGGAACCGGCAACTACAATCCAAAGACGGCGCGCCTCTACGAAGACGTAGGCCTGTTCACCGCCGCGCCAGAGGTCGGAGCGGACCTCACCGACCTGTTCAACACGTTGACCGGGTACTCACGCAAGCAGGACTACCGCAACCTGCTGGTGGCGCCTGCGGGCATCCGCAAAGGCATCGTCGAGCGGATCCACGGCGAGATCGCCGCGCTGCAGGCGGGCGACACCCGCGCGCGGGTGCAGCTCAAGGCGAACGCGCTCGTCGACGAAAAGGTCATCGATGCGCTGTACCGCGCGTCGCAGGCAGGTGTGCCAGTCGACGTCATGGTTCGCGGCATATGCGCTCTCAAGCCGGGTGTGCCGGGGATCAGCGACAACATCGTCGTTCGCTCCGTGCTCGGCCAATTCCTGGAGCACTCACGAATCCTGCACTTCGGTGCACAGGACGAGTATTGGATCGGCAGCGCCGACATGATGCACCGCAACCTCGACCGGCGTGTTGAAGTGATGGTGCAGGTGCGCGACCAGCGTCTGGTGGCCGATCTGCAAGACATCTTCGACTCGGCGATGGACCCGCGCACACGCTGTTGGGAACTCCGCGCCGAAGGCGCATGGGAGGCGCTCCCCGCCGCAGGCGAGGAAGTCCGCGACCATCAGCGTCGGATGGCCCAGCGCACGCGTCACCACATGGAGCAGAACTCAGCGGGATGA
- a CDS encoding NUDIX hydrolase, with the protein MSSPRRVVWAAGGVLWRHAEVGVEVAIVHRPRYDDWSLPKGKAESGELLVTTAAREIVEETGYEIRMGRRLCTVEYRLHSGAQKKVGYWAVAATGGEFVPNQECDELRWVGVEQATALVSYSADRRVLHEFASQDVVGLRTFVLVRHAKAGKRSEFNGDDRQRPLEPEGRRQAAALVDLLGLFGAHRLHAADRLRCIQTFEPLADALRTDIVSEPLLSEEAYTADPDAAFGRLRKIASHGGAVHAVCSQGGVIPPVLQRWAEQDGVEVPASRNRKGSVWILTLRGDTLVSLDHIPSPIA; encoded by the coding sequence ATGAGTTCTCCGCGGAGAGTCGTCTGGGCCGCCGGAGGTGTTCTCTGGCGGCACGCCGAAGTAGGTGTCGAAGTGGCGATCGTGCATCGCCCCCGGTACGACGACTGGTCTCTGCCGAAAGGCAAGGCCGAGTCTGGTGAGCTCTTGGTGACGACCGCGGCTCGCGAGATCGTCGAGGAGACGGGCTACGAGATCCGCATGGGTCGCCGACTGTGCACAGTCGAGTACCGTCTGCACTCCGGTGCCCAGAAGAAGGTCGGTTACTGGGCGGTCGCGGCGACCGGTGGCGAGTTCGTGCCGAACCAAGAGTGCGACGAGCTTCGCTGGGTCGGCGTCGAGCAGGCGACGGCCCTCGTCAGTTACTCAGCGGATCGTCGGGTGCTGCATGAGTTCGCGTCGCAGGACGTCGTCGGCCTTCGGACGTTCGTGTTGGTCCGACATGCCAAGGCCGGCAAGCGGTCGGAGTTCAACGGCGACGACCGGCAGCGTCCACTCGAACCGGAAGGACGCCGTCAGGCGGCGGCCCTGGTCGACCTGTTGGGGTTGTTCGGTGCGCATCGCCTCCACGCCGCCGACCGATTGCGCTGCATCCAGACGTTCGAGCCGCTGGCCGATGCGTTGCGCACCGACATCGTGAGCGAGCCGTTGCTGTCGGAGGAGGCCTACACCGCGGATCCGGACGCCGCATTCGGCCGACTGCGCAAGATCGCGTCTCACGGCGGTGCGGTGCACGCGGTGTGCAGTCAGGGCGGTGTGATCCCGCCGGTCCTGCAGCGGTGGGCCGAGCAGGACGGGGTGGAGGTCCCGGCGTCACGCAACCGCAAGGGAAGCGTATGGATTCTGACGCTGCGCGGCGACACTCTCGTGTCCCTCGACCACATTCCGAGCCCGATCGCCTGA
- the leuD gene encoding 3-isopropylmalate dehydratase small subunit, producing MEAFITHTGVGVPLQRSNVDTDQIIPAVYLKRVTRTGFEDGLFAGWRADPGFILNNEPWSNGSVLVAGPDFGTGSSREHAVWALMDFGFRVVISSRFADIFRGNSGKAGLVAAQAEQSDVELLWKRLDAEPGLEITVSLEDMTAAAGDLVVPIQVDDYTRWRLMEGLDDIGLTLRQTDAIDAYEAQRPSFKPVTL from the coding sequence ATGGAAGCGTTCATCACCCACACCGGCGTCGGCGTCCCGCTGCAGCGCAGCAACGTCGACACCGACCAGATCATCCCGGCGGTCTACCTCAAGCGGGTCACCCGCACCGGCTTCGAAGACGGACTGTTCGCCGGCTGGCGTGCCGACCCGGGCTTCATTCTGAACAATGAACCATGGTCGAACGGGTCGGTGCTCGTCGCCGGGCCGGACTTCGGTACCGGATCGTCCCGCGAGCACGCGGTCTGGGCGCTCATGGACTTCGGATTCCGCGTTGTGATCTCGTCACGCTTCGCCGACATCTTCCGCGGCAACTCCGGTAAGGCCGGCCTCGTCGCCGCGCAGGCGGAGCAGTCGGATGTCGAACTGCTGTGGAAGCGACTCGACGCCGAACCCGGTCTGGAGATCACCGTCAGCCTCGAGGACATGACTGCCGCCGCGGGCGACCTCGTCGTCCCGATCCAGGTGGACGACTACACCCGTTGGCGCCTGATGGAGGGACTCGACGACATCGGTCTGACTCTGCGTCAGACCGACGCGATCGACGCGTACGAGGCGCAACGCCCGTCGTTCAAACCGGTCACCCTGTAG
- the leuC gene encoding 3-isopropylmalate dehydratase large subunit produces the protein MNDTTAKPRTLAEKVWDDHVVVPGEVDASGNTNPDLIYIDLHLVHEVTSPQAFDGLRVAGRKLRRPDLTIATEDHNVPTVDIFSPIADQVSALQVETLRRNCEEFGVRLHPMGDAEQGIVHVVGPQLGLTQPGMTVVCGDSHTSTHGAFGALAMGIGTSEVEHVMATQTLSLRPFKTMAITVDGELPDGVTSKDLILAVIAEIGTGGGQGHVLEYRGPAVEKLSMEARMTMCNMSIEAGARAGMIAPDDITFEYLKGRPHAPQGDDWDAAVEYWRSLRTDDDAVFDREVHINASELTPFVTWGTNPGQGLPLGASIPDPADIVDETESLAASRAIEYMGLTPGTPLREVKVDTVFVGSCTNGRIEDLRAVAEVLNGRTIADGMRMLVVPGSMKVRAQADEEGLGEIFTAAGAEWRMAGCSMCLGMNPDQISAGERCASTSNRNFEGRQGKGGRTHLVSPAVAAATAVRGYLAAPADLV, from the coding sequence ATGAATGACACGACTGCCAAGCCGCGGACCCTGGCCGAAAAGGTGTGGGACGACCACGTCGTCGTTCCGGGCGAGGTCGACGCGAGTGGCAACACGAATCCGGACCTGATCTACATCGATCTCCATCTGGTGCACGAGGTGACGAGTCCGCAGGCCTTCGACGGCCTGCGTGTGGCCGGGCGCAAGCTCCGCCGCCCCGACCTCACCATCGCGACAGAGGACCACAACGTCCCCACCGTCGACATCTTCAGCCCGATCGCCGACCAGGTGTCCGCACTGCAGGTCGAGACGCTGCGCCGCAACTGCGAGGAGTTCGGTGTCCGCCTGCACCCGATGGGCGATGCCGAGCAGGGCATCGTGCACGTCGTCGGCCCGCAGCTGGGGCTCACGCAGCCCGGTATGACGGTGGTGTGCGGCGACAGCCACACCTCGACGCATGGAGCGTTCGGTGCGCTCGCGATGGGCATCGGCACCTCCGAGGTGGAGCACGTCATGGCCACTCAGACCCTGTCGCTGCGCCCGTTCAAGACCATGGCCATCACGGTCGACGGCGAACTGCCCGACGGCGTCACCAGCAAGGACCTGATCCTGGCGGTCATCGCCGAGATCGGCACCGGTGGCGGACAGGGCCACGTCCTCGAGTACCGCGGTCCCGCAGTGGAGAAACTGTCGATGGAGGCGCGCATGACCATGTGCAACATGTCCATCGAGGCCGGTGCCCGCGCCGGCATGATCGCCCCCGACGACATCACCTTCGAGTACCTCAAGGGCCGCCCGCATGCCCCGCAGGGAGACGACTGGGACGCCGCGGTCGAGTACTGGCGCAGCCTGCGCACCGACGACGACGCCGTGTTCGATCGCGAGGTCCACATCAACGCCTCCGAGCTCACCCCGTTCGTCACCTGGGGGACCAATCCCGGGCAGGGTCTGCCGCTTGGCGCCAGCATCCCGGACCCCGCCGACATCGTCGACGAGACCGAGTCGCTGGCCGCGTCGCGCGCCATCGAGTACATGGGCCTGACGCCCGGGACACCACTGCGCGAGGTCAAGGTCGACACCGTCTTCGTCGGTTCGTGCACCAACGGCCGCATCGAGGACCTGCGGGCCGTGGCCGAGGTCCTGAACGGCCGGACGATCGCCGACGGCATGCGAATGCTGGTGGTCCCCGGCTCGATGAAGGTCCGTGCTCAGGCCGACGAGGAGGGCCTCGGCGAGATCTTCACCGCTGCGGGCGCCGAGTGGCGCATGGCGGGCTGCTCGATGTGCCTCGGCATGAACCCCGACCAGATCTCGGCGGGCGAGCGATGCGCGTCGACGTCGAACCGCAACTTCGAAGGCCGTCAGGGGAAGGGCGGTCGGACACACCTCGTGTCACCGGCCGTCGCCGCCGCAACCGCCGTGCGCGGGTACCTGGCCGCACCGGCCGATCTGGTCTGA
- a CDS encoding IclR family transcriptional regulator has product MGKDSGIGVLDKSVAVLETVAVKPRNLNELCDATGLPRATAHRLAVGLEVHEFLTRDDSGRWTPGPALARLAATARDDVREAALLVLPRLQEATGESVQLYRREGSERVCIAASEPPTGLRDTVPVGTRYTMSAGSAAKVLAAWAAPDIRDALIPESVYTERSLADIRRRGWAQSAAERIDGVASASAPVRDASGTVVAAVSISGPIGRLGRRPGERFAAELIRAADAIGARLQ; this is encoded by the coding sequence ATGGGAAAGGATAGCGGAATCGGCGTGCTGGACAAATCCGTGGCGGTCCTGGAGACCGTCGCGGTCAAGCCACGCAACCTCAACGAGCTGTGCGACGCCACCGGCCTGCCGCGCGCCACCGCACACCGGCTCGCCGTCGGACTCGAAGTCCACGAGTTCCTCACCCGCGACGACAGCGGCCGCTGGACGCCCGGACCGGCCCTGGCGCGCCTAGCCGCGACGGCTCGAGACGACGTCCGCGAAGCCGCGCTCCTGGTCCTCCCGCGACTGCAGGAAGCGACCGGAGAGTCAGTTCAACTCTATCGCCGCGAGGGATCCGAACGCGTCTGCATCGCAGCGTCCGAGCCCCCGACCGGCCTCCGCGACACGGTTCCCGTCGGCACCCGATACACCATGTCCGCGGGATCCGCGGCCAAAGTCCTCGCCGCCTGGGCCGCCCCCGACATCCGCGACGCCCTGATCCCTGAATCGGTGTACACGGAACGATCACTCGCCGACATCCGACGCCGCGGATGGGCCCAGAGTGCCGCCGAGCGGATCGACGGCGTCGCGAGCGCCTCGGCGCCCGTGCGCGACGCCTCCGGAACTGTCGTCGCGGCCGTCTCCATCTCCGGCCCCATCGGTCGACTGGGACGTCGGCCGGGTGAACGTTTCGCCGCCGAACTCATCCGTGCGGCCGACGCCATCGGTGCACGACTGCAGTGA
- a CDS encoding PPOX class F420-dependent oxidoreductase, with the protein MGTKQRSQIVMSDDEITEFINQHRTGTWATQGKDGIHLIAMWYAVIDGEIWIETKAKSQKVVNLRRDPRATILIEDGLTYNALRGVSIEGTTEIHDDPATCLAVGISIWERYNGPYTDDLKPAVEAMMNKRVAVRLVPTRVRSWDHGKLGLPDMPLTGSTAEFYT; encoded by the coding sequence ATGGGAACGAAGCAACGCTCGCAGATCGTGATGTCCGACGACGAGATCACTGAATTCATCAATCAGCACCGCACCGGCACCTGGGCCACCCAGGGGAAGGACGGGATCCACCTCATCGCCATGTGGTACGCCGTCATCGACGGTGAGATCTGGATCGAGACCAAGGCGAAGTCACAGAAGGTCGTCAACCTGCGGCGTGACCCACGCGCCACGATCCTCATCGAAGACGGACTCACCTACAACGCCCTGCGCGGCGTCAGCATCGAAGGCACGACGGAGATCCACGACGATCCCGCCACCTGCCTCGCCGTCGGAATCAGCATCTGGGAACGCTACAACGGGCCCTACACAGACGACCTCAAGCCGGCCGTCGAAGCCATGATGAACAAGCGCGTCGCGGTCCGCCTCGTCCCGACTCGCGTCCGCTCGTGGGACCACGGCAAGCTCGGACTGCCCGACATGCCACTCACCGGTTCCACCGCCGAGTTCTACACCTGA
- the gltX gene encoding glutamate--tRNA ligase, with amino-acid sequence MTTGENVRVRFCPSPTGTPHVGLARTALFNFAQARHTGGTFVFRIEDTDAARDSQESYDAILDALRWLGLEWDEGPEVGGPYAPYRQSERKQLHLDVVAQLLAEGEAYEAFSTPEEVEARHLAAGRNPKLGYDNFDRDLTDEQREAFRAEGRSPVVRLRMPDADLTWDDLVRGTTTIKAGTVPDFALTRANGDPLYTLVNPVDDALMKITHVLRGEDLLSSTPRQIALYQALIRIGVADAVPEFAHLPFVMGEGNKKLSKRDPESNLFHHRDRGFIPEGLLNYLALLGWGFSSDEDIFTLDEMIGAFDVRNVNSNPARFDQKKADSINAEHIRRLDPADFASRLRVFLTASGRLSEAVDEEQFAVVADLVQTRIQVLGDAWDLIKFLYVDDADFAYDEKAAAKNLGADAVPILDAAIAVCEAVEAWDTASLEEGLKSALIDGLELKPRKAFGPVRVGVTGAAVSPPLYESMELLGRDKTLARLALARQVAEKAS; translated from the coding sequence ATGACTACCGGTGAAAACGTTCGCGTCCGATTCTGTCCGTCACCCACCGGAACCCCGCACGTCGGGCTCGCTCGGACGGCCCTGTTCAACTTCGCGCAAGCCCGCCACACGGGCGGCACGTTCGTGTTCCGCATCGAGGACACCGACGCGGCGCGCGACAGCCAGGAGTCGTACGACGCGATCCTCGACGCACTCCGCTGGCTCGGCCTGGAGTGGGATGAGGGCCCCGAGGTCGGCGGCCCGTACGCGCCGTATCGGCAGTCCGAACGCAAGCAGTTGCATCTCGACGTCGTCGCTCAGCTTCTCGCCGAGGGAGAGGCGTACGAGGCGTTCTCGACACCCGAGGAGGTCGAGGCGCGTCACCTCGCGGCGGGGCGCAACCCCAAGCTCGGGTACGACAACTTCGACCGCGACCTGACCGATGAGCAGCGTGAAGCTTTTCGTGCGGAGGGTCGCAGTCCGGTTGTGCGTCTGCGGATGCCTGATGCAGACCTCACGTGGGACGACCTGGTGCGCGGCACCACCACGATCAAAGCGGGCACGGTGCCCGACTTCGCGCTCACTCGCGCCAACGGCGACCCGCTGTACACCCTGGTGAATCCGGTGGACGACGCACTGATGAAGATCACGCACGTCCTGCGCGGCGAGGATCTGCTCTCGTCGACGCCTCGGCAGATCGCGCTGTACCAGGCCCTCATCCGGATCGGCGTCGCCGACGCGGTGCCGGAATTCGCTCACCTCCCGTTTGTGATGGGTGAGGGAAACAAGAAGCTGTCCAAGCGCGATCCCGAATCGAACCTCTTCCACCATCGCGATCGTGGATTCATCCCGGAAGGGCTGCTCAATTACCTCGCGCTGCTCGGTTGGGGATTCTCGAGCGACGAGGACATCTTCACTCTTGACGAGATGATCGGCGCCTTCGATGTGCGCAACGTCAACTCGAACCCGGCGCGCTTCGACCAGAAGAAGGCCGACTCGATCAACGCCGAGCACATCCGTCGGCTGGATCCCGCCGATTTCGCGTCGCGCCTGCGCGTGTTCCTGACTGCTTCCGGCCGTCTGAGCGAGGCGGTGGACGAGGAGCAGTTCGCGGTCGTCGCAGATTTGGTGCAGACCCGCATCCAGGTGCTCGGCGATGCGTGGGACCTCATCAAGTTCCTGTACGTCGACGACGCCGATTTCGCGTACGACGAGAAGGCTGCCGCCAAGAACCTCGGCGCGGACGCCGTGCCGATTCTCGACGCCGCGATCGCCGTGTGCGAGGCGGTCGAGGCCTGGGACACCGCGTCGTTGGAGGAGGGGCTCAAGTCGGCTCTCATCGACGGGCTCGAGCTGAAGCCGCGCAAGGCCTTCGGTCCGGTCCGTGTGGGTGTCACCGGCGCCGCTGTGAGCCCGCCGCTGTACGAGTCGATGGAGCTGCTGGGTCGTGACAAGACCCTCGCGCGCCTGGCTCTTGCGCGTCAGGTCGCCGAAAAGGCATCCTGA
- a CDS encoding alpha/beta hydrolase, producing the protein MRNGDVVLSCTAVGDGPLVVMVMGTGSPGRVWHANQQPALVKAGYRVVTFDNRGIAPSSECANGFTLADMVADTAAVIEHFGAPAFVVGTSLGARIAQELALARPELVRAAVMLGTYGRTTPLLTAYNEGELALLDAGRELPAPFFAAITAHMNLSPTTLADDRSARDWLDIIGFGGQSSTAGVRAQLNLPERDENRLAAYRSITRPALVVGFADDRTLPVHLAREVADAIPGSRYEEVADAGHFGYLERPGAVNDLVVGYLDSQR; encoded by the coding sequence GTGCGCAACGGCGACGTGGTGCTGTCGTGCACAGCGGTGGGCGACGGCCCCCTCGTTGTGATGGTGATGGGCACCGGAAGCCCCGGGCGAGTGTGGCACGCGAACCAACAGCCCGCCTTGGTCAAAGCGGGCTACCGAGTCGTGACCTTCGACAACCGCGGTATCGCGCCGTCGAGCGAGTGCGCGAACGGTTTCACCTTGGCCGACATGGTGGCCGACACCGCCGCCGTGATCGAGCACTTCGGCGCGCCCGCGTTCGTCGTGGGGACGTCACTCGGCGCACGGATCGCTCAGGAGCTGGCGCTTGCGAGGCCCGAACTGGTTCGGGCCGCGGTGATGCTCGGCACTTATGGCCGCACCACTCCGCTGCTCACCGCGTACAACGAGGGCGAGCTGGCGTTGCTCGACGCCGGGCGTGAGCTGCCCGCACCCTTCTTCGCCGCGATCACAGCGCACATGAATCTGTCGCCGACGACGTTGGCGGACGATCGTTCCGCGCGTGACTGGCTCGACATCATCGGGTTCGGCGGCCAGTCGTCCACGGCGGGCGTCCGCGCGCAGCTCAACCTGCCTGAACGCGATGAGAACCGTCTTGCCGCGTACCGGTCCATCACTCGACCTGCGCTGGTGGTGGGGTTCGCCGACGATCGGACCCTTCCTGTGCATCTGGCCCGCGAAGTGGCCGATGCGATTCCGGGATCGCGGTACGAGGAAGTGGCCGACGCCGGGCACTTCGGGTACCTGGAACGACCGGGGGCCGTCAACGACCTCGTGGTCGGATACCTCGACTCCCAGCGTTGA
- a CDS encoding fumarylacetoacetate hydrolase family protein: MKLGRVASPDGVAFVSVEGEEGQEIAREIAEHPFGDPTFTGRTWKLANTRPLAPILATKIIAIGKNYAAHAAEMGSEAPADPVIFSKPNTSIVGPGAAIVRPPSSERVDFEGELAIVIGRPCKDVPAAKANDVILGYTVANDVTARDQQAYDGQWTRAKGYDTFCPLGPWIVTDFDPSDVAIRTELDGEVKQSSRTSLMLHSIGEIVEWVSRVMTLLPGDVILTGTPEGIGPMVAGQTVSVTVEGIGTLSNPVIDK, encoded by the coding sequence ATGAAACTGGGTCGTGTCGCAAGTCCGGACGGTGTCGCATTCGTCTCCGTCGAAGGTGAAGAGGGCCAGGAGATCGCCCGTGAGATCGCGGAGCATCCGTTCGGTGATCCGACGTTCACCGGCCGAACCTGGAAGCTGGCCAACACCCGTCCGCTGGCGCCGATTCTGGCGACCAAGATCATCGCGATCGGCAAGAACTACGCCGCACACGCAGCTGAGATGGGTTCGGAGGCTCCAGCCGATCCGGTGATCTTCTCCAAGCCGAACACGTCGATCGTCGGTCCTGGAGCGGCGATCGTCCGGCCGCCGTCGTCCGAGCGTGTGGACTTCGAGGGTGAGCTGGCGATCGTGATCGGCCGCCCGTGCAAGGACGTTCCCGCGGCGAAGGCGAACGACGTCATCCTCGGATACACCGTCGCCAACGATGTGACCGCGCGAGATCAGCAGGCGTACGACGGCCAGTGGACTCGGGCGAAGGGATACGACACGTTCTGCCCGCTCGGCCCGTGGATCGTCACCGACTTCGATCCGTCCGACGTCGCGATTCGCACCGAACTCGACGGCGAGGTCAAGCAGTCGAGCCGCACGTCGTTGATGCTGCACTCGATCGGCGAGATCGTCGAATGGGTGTCGCGGGTGATGACGCTGCTTCCCGGCGACGTGATCCTGACCGGAACGCCCGAGGGGATCGGCCCGATGGTCGCGGGCCAGACGGTCTCGGTGACCGTCGAGGGTATCGGCACGCTCAGCAATCCGGTGATCGACAAGTGA
- a CDS encoding MFS transporter: MTHAMSATRRWTMLVCSLIAAMTTTCATAGVAYVIPVLHRDHGISLTDAATLAAVPTIGLTLTIIAWGAALDRFGERRVLLVSLTVTLVGTLAAFIVAQTGGGFVALVIPLLIGGLGSGAANGASGRIVVGWFPADQRGTAMGVRQMAQPLGIGVCALTMPVLADRWGLAAALTVPAAVTVIGLIAVAAAVVDPPAPSAETSVPTGNPYRGSRFLQRVHAVSVLLVIPQSMLWTFVPAWLIVGHGWSAFGAGALVTATQVTGAFGRIAAGRLSDVMGSRMRPVRYIAVAAGASTALLALTDWIGSPVAAAVMVLASISTVADNGLAFTAIAEFAGPAWSGRSLGVQNTAQYVTTAATTPLFGGVIEAAGYPAAFAVAAAAPLVAIGLVPRDAVRGREEPVGVEET; encoded by the coding sequence ATGACCCATGCGATGTCAGCGACCCGACGGTGGACGATGCTCGTCTGCTCCCTCATCGCCGCCATGACCACCACATGCGCCACGGCCGGTGTCGCGTACGTGATCCCAGTGCTTCACCGCGACCACGGAATCTCCTTGACCGATGCCGCCACCCTGGCCGCAGTCCCCACCATCGGGCTGACATTGACGATCATCGCGTGGGGCGCCGCACTCGACCGTTTCGGAGAGCGGCGCGTGCTCCTGGTGTCCCTGACGGTCACCCTGGTCGGCACCCTCGCGGCGTTCATCGTCGCCCAGACCGGCGGAGGGTTCGTCGCATTGGTGATCCCGTTGCTGATCGGCGGACTGGGATCCGGCGCCGCGAACGGCGCAAGCGGTCGGATCGTGGTCGGGTGGTTCCCTGCCGACCAGCGCGGCACAGCGATGGGCGTCCGACAGATGGCGCAGCCCCTCGGAATCGGTGTGTGCGCATTGACGATGCCGGTGCTCGCCGATCGATGGGGGCTGGCCGCGGCCCTGACTGTGCCCGCTGCTGTCACCGTGATCGGACTGATCGCGGTCGCCGCCGCGGTCGTCGACCCGCCCGCACCGTCGGCGGAAACATCAGTCCCGACGGGCAACCCGTATCGCGGCTCCCGCTTCCTGCAGCGTGTCCACGCGGTGAGCGTGTTGCTGGTGATTCCGCAGTCGATGCTGTGGACCTTTGTGCCCGCTTGGCTGATCGTCGGGCACGGCTGGTCGGCGTTCGGAGCGGGAGCCTTGGTCACCGCGACCCAGGTGACGGGAGCCTTCGGGCGGATCGCCGCGGGCAGACTGTCCGACGTGATGGGCTCGCGAATGCGTCCGGTCCGCTACATCGCCGTCGCCGCCGGCGCGTCGACCGCGCTGCTGGCACTGACCGACTGGATCGGCAGCCCCGTCGCGGCCGCCGTGATGGTGCTCGCCTCGATCAGCACCGTCGCCGACAACGGGCTCGCATTCACCGCGATCGCCGAGTTCGCAGGCCCGGCGTGGAGCGGCCGCAGCCTCGGCGTACAGAACACCGCCCAGTACGTGACGACCGCCGCGACCACTCCCTTGTTCGGCGGTGTCATCGAGGCGGCCGGGTACCCCGCCGCCTTCGCCGTCGCCGCGGCCGCTCCGCTCGTGGCCATCGGACTGGTGCCGCGCGACGCCGTACGTGGCCGCGAGGAGCCTGTTGGCGTCGAGGAGACTTAG